A region from the Brassica napus cultivar Da-Ae chromosome C8, Da-Ae, whole genome shotgun sequence genome encodes:
- the LOC106414961 gene encoding probable pectinesterase/pectinesterase inhibitor 36 has product MYSFVKATDFFTILFFLATATVAISFNTSELDVLERARASVVEARTRFGSMATVEATNEVARSYYSLGLSDCEKLYDESEARLLNLVVAHENFTVEDVRTWLSGVLANHHTCLDGLDQSRQGDKPLVHSNITVVLGEALAFYKKTRGRLKKRRPNHTPTRQHHAPTRPHHGPTRPNHNGPARPYHGPVRPNQSGGMLVSWDPTGSRADFVVAKDGSATHRSISEALAAVSRMGKSRTNRVIIYIKAGVYNEKIEIDRHMKNIMLVGDGMDRTIITNNRNVPDGSTTYGSATFGVSGDGFWSRDMTFENTAGPHKHQAVALRVNSDLSVFYRCSFRGYQDTLFTHSLRQFYRDCHIYGTIDFIFGDAAAVFQNCDIFVRRPMDHQGNMITAQGRDNPHENTGISIQNSRVRASPEFEAVKGQFKSYLGRPWKKYSRTVFLKTDLDGLIDPRGWREWRGDFALSTLYYGEFMNTGSGAGTSRRVSWPGFHVLHGADEASPFTVSRFIQGDSWIPITGVPFSAGV; this is encoded by the exons atgtactcGTTTGTTAAAGCCACCGACTTCTTCACCATCCTGTTCTTTCTAGCCACTGCAACTGTCGCAATCTCCTTTAACACATCTGAACTAGATGTGCTCGAGAGGGCTCGAGCTTCGGTGGTTGAAGCGAGAACTAGGTTTGGTTCAATGGCAACGGTTGAGGCAACAAATGAAGTTGCTAGAAGTTATTATAGTTTGGGTTTAAGTGACTGTGAGAAGCTATACGATGAAAGTGAGGCAAGATTGTTAAACCTTGTAGTGGCTCATGAGAATTTCACCGTTGAAGATGTCAGAACGTGGCTAAGCGGCGTGCTCGCTAACCATCACACTTGTTTAGACGGCTTGGATCAGTCACGTCAAGGCGACAAGCCTTTGGTCCATAGTAACATTACGGTTGTTCTGGGCGAAGCTTTGGCTTTCTACAAAAAAACTAGAGGTCGTCTAAAAAAGA GGAGACCTAACCATACACCGACGAGACAACACCATGCACCGACTAGACCACACCATGGACCGACGAGACCAAATCATAATGGACCAGCCAGACCATACCATGGACCGGTCAGACCAAATCAGAGCGGAGGAATGTTAGTGTCATGGGATCCGACAGGGTCAAGGGCGGATTTCGTGGTGGCTAAGGACGGTTCAGCAACTCATCGGTCGATAAGCGAGGCATTAGCCGCCGTTTCAAGAATGGGTAAAAGCCGGACGAATAGAGTGATAATCTACATAAAAGCGGGTGTGTATAACGAAAAAATCGAAATAGATAGACACATGAAGAACATAATGCTAGTTGGTGATGGTATGGACCGTACAATCATCACCAATAACCGAAATGTCCCGGATGGTTCCACGACTTATGGATCAGCCACATTCG GGGTGTCCGGAGATGGATTTTGGTCACGGGACATGACGTTCGAGAACACGGCAGGACCACATAAGCATCAAGCTGTGGCATTGAGAGTGAACTCGGATTTGTCTGTATTCTATCGGTGTAGCTTCAGAGGATATCAAGACACTCTTTTCACACACTCGCTTCGTCAATTCTACCGCGATTGCCATATTTATG gtACGATTGATTTCATATTTGGAGATGCGGCTGCTGTTTTCCAAAACTGTGATATATTTGTCAGACGGCCAATGGATCACCAAGGCAATATGATCACAGCTCAAGGAAGAGACAACCCACATGAAAATACAG GCATATCGATCCAAAACTCACGGGTCCGGGCCTCACCAGAATTTGAGGCGGTTAAAGGACAGTTTAAGAGCTACTTGGGCCGGCCGTGGAAGAAATACTCTCGGACGGTGTTTCTCAAGACGGATCTCGACGGGTTGATTGACCCAAGAGGGTGGAGAGAATGGAGAGGAGATTTCGCTCTATCAACTTTGTATTACGGCGAGTTTATGAACACCGGAAGTGGAGCAGGGACTAGTAGAAGGGTGAGCTGGCCAGGGTTTCACGTTCTTCACGGCGCCGACGAAGCTTCTCCGTTCACTGTCAGCCGATTTATACAAGGAGATTCTTGGATCCCTATCACCGGGGTACCATTTTCTGCCGGGGTTTGA
- the LOC111208722 gene encoding uncharacterized protein LOC111208722: MNKPLFMRIVDRLSNEVQFFRQKQDVTERLGLSALQKCTTAIRVLAYGSALDAVDEYLRLGATTSRLCVENFVEAIINLFSDEYLRRPTPADLQRLLHIGELRGFLGMIGSIDCMHWEWKNCHTAWKGQYSRGSGNPTIVLDAVASYDLWIWHAFFGPPGTLNDISVLDRSPVFDDIINSRAPQVHFSVNVREYHLAYYLTDGIYPKWITFIQSIPISKGSKAVLFAQLQEAVRKDVERAFGVLQARFAIVKNPALSLDKVKIGKIMRACSILHNMIVEDKRDEYTQYDISDFQQGEGSGSSHVDHTYSTDIPTNIANQMGVRTRICDRQAHQQLSFDASLKLLSFILLIFVFMFSCLYFKIYV; this comes from the coding sequence atgaacaagccattgttcatgcGTATTGTTGATCGCCTCTCCAATGAAGTTCAATTCTTCCGTCAAAAGCAAGACGTTACCGAAAGACTTGGTCTCtctgcacttcaaaagtgtacaacAGCTATTCGTGTGTTGGCATATGGTTCTGCGCTTgatgcggtcgacgaatacctccggctcGGTGCAACCACTTCTCGGTTATGTGttgaaaattttgtggaagcaataataaatttgttcagcgatgagtacctaagaagaccaacaccggctgatcttcagCGTCTACTTCATATTGGAGAGCTTCGTGGATTTCttgggatgataggaagcatcgattgcaTGCATTGGGAATGGAAGAATTGTCAcaccgcttggaaaggccaatattctcgtggttcgggaaaccccacaatcgttttagatgcggttgcttcatatgatctctggatatggcatgcgttttttggacctccaggtaccttaaatgatattagtgttcttgatcgctcacctgtttttgatgacataataaatagTCGAGCCCCGCAAGTGCATTTCTCGGTCAACGTAAGAGAGtaccatttggcttactatctcaccgatggtatttatccaaaatggataacttttatccaatctattccaattTCCAAAGGGTcgaaagcagttttatttgcacaacttcaagaagctgtccgaaaagatgttgaacgtgcttttggagttttgcaagctcgatttgccattGTCAAAAATCCCGCCCTTTCTTTGGATAAGGTCAAGATtggaaagattatgagagcatgtagcatactccataatatgatagtagaagacaaAAGAGATGAATACACTCAATATGATATCTCAGatttccaacaaggagaagggagcggaagttcacatgtcgatcacacctattctacagatatcccaACTAATATCGCCAAtcagatgggtgttcgaacaagAATTTGTGATAGACAAGCGCATCAACAACTGAGCTTCGATGCTTCTTTGAAATTATTAtcgtttattttactaatatttgtttttatgttttcatgtttgtattttaaaatctatgtttaa
- the LOC106414826 gene encoding transketolase-1, chloroplastic-like, with translation MASTSSLALSQALLARAISHHGSDQRISLPSPFSRAPASSSRRRNNAAASTTKLRSLRPLAVRAAAVDTLEPTTDASIVDKSVNTIRFLAIDAVEKAKSGHPGLPMGCAPMAHILYDEVMRYNPKNPYWFNRDRFVLSAGHGCMLLYALLHLAGYDSVLEEDLKSFRQWGSKTPGHPENFETPGIEVTTGPLGQGIANAVGLALVEKHLAARFNKPDAEVVDHYTYVILGDGCQMEGISNEAASLAGHWGLGKLIAFYDDNHISIDGDTEIAFTENVDQRFEALGWHVIWVKNGNTGYDEIRAAIKEAKAVTDKPTLIKVTTTIGYGSPNKANSYSVHGAALGEKEVEATRNNLGWPYEPFKVPDEVKSHWSRHTPDGKALESDWNASFAAYEKKYPEEAAELKSIITGELPAGWEKALPTYTPESPGDATRNLSQQCLNALAKVVPGFLGGSADLASSNMTLLKAFGDFQKATPEERNLRFGVREHGMGGICNGIALHSPGLIPYCATFFVFTDYMRGAMRISALSEAGVIYVMTHDSIGLGEDGPTHQPVEHLASFRAMPNTLMFRPADGNETAGAYKIAVTKRKTPSILALSRQKLPQLPGTSIEGVEKGGYTISDNSSGNKPDVILVGTGSELEIAAQAAEVLRKEGKTVRVVSFVCWELFDEQTDEYKESVLPSGVSARVSIEAASTFGWGKIVGGEGKSIGINSFGASAPAPLLYKEFGITVEAVVDAAKSFF, from the exons ATGGCTTCAACTTCCTCCCTTGCTCTCTCCCAAGCCCTCCTCGCTCGCGCCATCTCCCACCATGGCTCAGACCAGCGCATCTCCTTACCTTCACCTTTCTCACGCGCCCCCGCCTCCTCCTCTCGCCGCCGCAACAACGCCGCCGCGTCCACGACCAAACTCCGCTCTCTCCGCCCTCTCGCTGTTCGCGCCGCGGCTGTAGATACGCTAGAGCCGACCACCGACGCGTCTATCGTGGACAAATCTGTGAACACGATCAGGTTCCTGGCTATCGACGCGGTGGAGAAGGCGAAGTCGGGTCATCCGGGTCTTCCCATGGGATGTGCTCCCATGGCTCACATTCTCTACGATGAGGTCATGAGGTATAACCCCAAGAACCCTTACTGGTTCAACCGTGACCGGTTCGTTCTCTCTGCTGGTCATGGTTGTATGTTGCTTTACGCGTTGCTTCACCTCGCTGGATACGACAGCGTATTG GAGGAGGATTTGAAGAGCTTTCGACAGTGGGGAAGCAAGACACCAGGGCATCCTGAGAATTTCGAGACTCCTGGGATTGAAGTCACTACTG GTCCTCTTGGACAAGGGATTGCTAATGCTGTTGGTTTAGCACTTGTTGAGAAGCATTTGGCTGCTAGGTTCAACAAACCTGATGCTGAAGTTGTCGACCACTACac GTATGTGATCCTTGGAGATGGTTGTCAGATGGAGGGTATTTCAAATGAAGCTGCCTCTCTAGCTGGTCACTGGGGACTTGGAAAGCTCATTGCTTTCTACGATGACAACCACATCTCTATTGATGGAGATACCGAGATTGCATTCACTGAGAATGTTGACCAGCGTTTTGAAGCTCTTGGATGGCATGTTATCTGGGTGAAGAATGGTAATACTGGGTATGACGAGATCCGTGCTGCTATTAAAGAAGCTAAAGCTGTTACAGACAAGCCTACATTGATTAAG GTCACTACTACAATTGGTTATGGATCTCCCAACAAGGCGAACTCATACAGTGTCCATGGAGCTGCTCTTGGTGAGAAGGAAGTCGAGGCTACCAGAAACAACCTTGGATGGCCGTATGAGCCATTCAAGGTACCTGATGAAGTTAAAAG CCACTGGAGCCGTCACACGCCAGATGGCAAAGCTCTTGAATCTGACTGGAATGCATCATTTGCAGCGTATGAAAAGAAGTACCCAGAGGAAGCTGCAGAGTTGAAATCTATCATCACTGGTGAATTACCTGCTGGCTGGGAGAAGGCACTACCA acATACACACCAGAGTCTCCAGGTGACGCCACAAGAAACTTGTCACAGCAATGTCTCAACGCCCTAGCTAAAGTCGTTCCCGGTTTCCTCGGTGGAAGTGCTGACCTTGCATCTTCCAACATGACACTGCTAAAAGCCTTTGGTGACTTCCAAAAGGCAACGCCCGAAGAGAGAAACCTTAGGTTTGGTGTTAGGGAGCACGGAATGGGAGGCATCTGCAACGGCATTGCCCTTCACAGCCCTGGTCTCATCCCTTACTGTGCAACTTTCTTCGTCTTCACTGACTACATGAGAGGCGCGATGAGAATCTCAGCTTTGTCTGAAGCTGGAGTCATCTACGTGATGACTCATGACTCCATTGGTCTCGGAGAAGATGGACCAACCCATCAGCCCGTTGAGCACTTGGCTAGCTTCCGCGCGATGCCCAACACTCTCATGTTCCGTCCCGCTGATGGAAACGAAACAGCCGGTGCGTACAAGATCGCTGTCACCAAGCGCAAGACACCGTCTATCTTGGCTCTGTCTAGACAAAAGCTTCCTCAGCTTCCGGGGACATCCATCGAAGGAGTTGAGAAGGGTGGATACACGATCTCTGACAACTCGTCTGGAAACAAACCTGATGTGATCTTGGTTGGAACTGGTTCAGAGCTTGAGATTGCTGCTCAGGCTGCGGAGGTGCTGAGGAAAGAAGGCAAAACCGTGAGAGTTGTGTCTTTCGTCTGCTGGGAGCTGTTTGACGAGCAGACGGATGAGTACAAGGAGAGTGTGTTGCCGTCTGGTGTGTCTGCTAGAGTTAGTATTGAAGCGGCTTCGACTTTTGGATGGGGGAAGATTGTTGGAGGTGAAGGGAAGTCCATTGGTATTAATTCGTTTGGGGCTAGTGCACCAGCTCCATTACTCTACAAGGAGTTTGGTATCACTGTTGAAGCTGTTGTTGATGCGGCTAAGTCATTCTTCTAA
- the LOC106412000 gene encoding 40S ribosomal protein S13-2, with product MGRLHSKGKGISASALPYKRSPPSWLKTTSQDVDESICKFAKKGLTPSQIGVILRDSHGIPQVKSVTGNKILRILKAHGLAPEIPEDLYHLIKKAVAIRKHLERNRKDKDSKFRLILVESRIHRLARYYKKTKKLPPVWKYESTTASTLVA from the exons ATGGGGAGGCTTCACTCTAAAGG TAAGGGAATCTCAGCATCTGCTTTGCCGTACAAGCGTTCACCTCCGAGCTGGCTCAAGACAACCTCTCAGGAT GTTGATGAGTCCATTTGCAAGTTTGCGAAGAAGGGTTTGACACCATCTCAGATTGGTGTCATTCTTCGTGACTCTCACGGTATCCCTCAGGTGAAGAGTGTTACTGGAAACAAGATTTTGAGAATCTTGAAAGCTCATG GTCTTGCTCCTGAGATCCCTGAGGATCTCTACCACCTGATCAAGAAAGCAGTGGCTATCCGCAAGCACCTTGAGAGGAACAGGAAAGACAAGGACTCCAAGTTCAGGTTGATTCTTGTCGAGAGCAGAATCCACCGTCTTGCTCGTTACTACAAGAAGACCAAGAAGCTCCCTCCCGTCTGGAAATA CGAGTCTACCACAGCAAGCACTCTTGTGGCTTAA